One genomic segment of Oscillospiraceae bacterium includes these proteins:
- a CDS encoding phage holin family protein — protein MKSTILKILASTFAGGIAAYFNALLVPVVLLATVMVMDYISGIVSAWKDGCLNSRIGVIGIIKKVCYLLAIGVAIVVDLIIQMVLTKININITMPYIFGIIVTVWFVINELISILENVSKIGVPLPAFLIKVIKRLKDTVEKTADTEEKEN, from the coding sequence ATGAAAAGTACAATTTTAAAAATATTAGCTTCAACCTTCGCAGGCGGAATAGCAGCATATTTTAATGCTCTGCTTGTTCCCGTAGTGCTACTTGCTACGGTTATGGTAATGGATTACATATCGGGTATTGTATCTGCCTGGAAGGACGGATGCTTAAACAGTCGTATAGGTGTTATCGGAATAATAAAAAAAGTTTGCTATCTGTTAGCTATAGGGGTAGCAATTGTTGTAGATTTAATTATTCAAATGGTCCTTACTAAAATAAATATCAATATAACAATGCCTTACATATTTGGAATAATAGTTACTGTATGGTTTGTGATAAACGAGCTTATATCAATTCTTGAGAATGTGAGTAAAATCGGAGTACCGTTACCGGCGTTTCTCATAAAAGTAATAAAGAGACTAAAAGATACGGTAGAAAAGACTGCAGACACAGAAGAAAAG